A region from the Misgurnus anguillicaudatus chromosome 7, ASM2758022v2, whole genome shotgun sequence genome encodes:
- the kif11 gene encoding kinesin-like protein KIF11, producing the protein MASTQISGAKKDEKGRNIQVVVRCRPFNTVERKSASHTVVDCDQNRKEVTVRTGGVTDKAARKTYTFDMVFGPSAKQIDVYRSVVCPILDEVIMGYNCTVFAYGQTGTGKTFTMEGERSPNEEFTWEEDPLAGIIPRTLHQIFEKLSSNGTEFSVKVSLLEIYNEELFDLLSPAPDVTERLQLFDDPRNKRGVVIKGLEEITVHNKNEVYQILERGAAKRKTASTLMNAYSSRSHSVFSVTIHMKEITMDGEELVKIGKLNLVDLAGSENIGRSGAVDKRAREAGNINQSLLTLGRVIKALVERGPHVPYRESKLTRILQDSLGGRTKTSIIATVSPASINLEETLSTLDYANRAKSIMNKPEVNQKLTKRTLIKEYTEEIERLKRDLAATRDKHGVYLSLDNYESINGKLVSQEEQITEYTERIGAMEEEFKRLMELFTDSKQKLEQCSEELQDKSQKLDETHKDLTETRLRLNQEEYITAKVQNNEGQLYSTADQLLSTAEASTQDVSGLHAKLERKKDVELHNGEVQQTFAQSMENCYNNMQTTLQEQGNKHSAMIDYYRSSVGELLTVNSRAFKETLGAVCESYSSIKGAVGEGVERCKERVRQQEKLSQEAQNNMLEILEEHKQHLEEVLVAQALPGIRSIMAVNDSLKQTLHRYHALAEQMQGLKTEMMSFFNSHVESLAGMRETAVHGFSALRTENDKLKEQISQVGNNHQARVAQLVQCLQDQMNLLALETQTDFEGLAQATSAQIMPLETLQSSIQSKCITSEEDTVSIRGRLGSSVDGVITEMNEATEEGERALEECGGYCGHLQTSLDSLAESGLKWCHDAKDLTENKTQEQLKHIKDTDTAVQDLLKSVEEKGEKAVRDCETRVSQMQQEVEGILGRVEMQTGKDGATLQEHRETLSSIHTLALDTVHNFISSELRQDLPTGTTPQRKEYVYPRVLSKPRSREELEQEFRAQQEAFQSALQSQCETVVEADEEKPLDQDSLEDEVNVSSDGNTIEQSDENLMCYENGRVPFFKKKSKKENGGNKSLNRSKVENESLCTPPRSKLPLRCQN; encoded by the exons ATATGGACAAACCGGGACAGGAAAAACCTTTACTATGGAGGGTGAGAGGTCACCCAATGAGGAATTTACATGGGAGGAG GACCCTCTGGCTGGAATCATTCCCAGAACTCTTCATCAGATCTTTGAGAAACTCTCCAGTAATGGTACAGAGTTCTCCGTGAAAGTTTCTCTACTGGAGATTTATAATGAGGAACTGTTTGACCTGCTCAGTCCTGCTCCCGATGTCACAGAGAGATTGCAACTGTTCGATGATCCCAGAAACAAG AGAGGTGTGGTCATTAAAGGCCTTGAGGAGATCACGGTGCACAATAAGAATGAGGTGTATCAGATCCTGGAGAGAGGAGCAGCCAAGAGGAAGACGGCATCAACTCTCATGAATGCTTACTCCAG TCGATcccattctgtattttctgTGACCATTCACATGAAGGAGATCACAATGGACGGAGAGGAACTGGTCAAGATTGGAAAACTGAACTTG GTGGATCTTGCAGGTAGCGAGAATATCGGGCGATCTGGTGCGGTTGATAAGCGGGCACGTGAAGCTGGCAACATAAACCAATCTCTGCTGACTCTTGGTCGGGTTATCAAGGCTTTGGTGGAAAGAGGACCTCACGTACCCTATAGAGAGTCCAAACTCACCCGTATACTGCAGGATTCCCTGGGAGGACGCACAAAAACTTCAATCATTGCCACAGTATCTCCTGCATCCATCAATCTTGAG GAAACTCTGAGCACATTGGACTATGCGAACAGGGCCAAGAGTATCATGAACAAGCCAGAGGTCAACCAGAAACTGACCAAGAGAACGCTAATCAAG GAATACACGGAAGAGATTGAGCGTTTGAAAAGAGATCTGGCTGCCACCCGTGACAAACATGGAGTGTATCTCTCGCTTGATAACTATGA gAGCATAAATGGTAAACTGGTGTCTCAAGAAGAGCAGATTACGGAGTACACAGAGAGAATAGGTGCCATGGAGGAGGAGTTCAAGAGG CTTATGGAGTTGTTCACGGACAGCAAGCAGAAACTGGAACAGTGCTCGGAGGAACTACAGGATAAGAGCCAAAAGCTGGACGAGACTCACAAGGACCTAACGGAGACCAGGCTCCGTCTGAATCAGGAGGAGTACATTACTGCAAAGGTCCAGAACAACGAGGGCCAGCTTTACAGCACTGCTGACCAG CTGTTGAGTACAGCTGAGGCCAGCACGCAGGATGTTAGCGGCCTTCACGCTAAGTTGGAGCGAAAGAAAGATGTTGAACTTCATAATGGTGAGGTACAGCAGACCTTCGCACAGTCCATGGAGAACTGCTACAACAACATGCAGACTACACTGCAGGAGCAGGGCAACAAACACTCGGCCATGATTGACTATTACCGTTCATCAGTGG GTGAGCTGCTGACTGTGAACAGCAGGGCGTTTAAGGAGACTTTAGGAGCTGTGTGTGAATCGTACAGCAGTATTAAAGGTGCTGTCGGAGAAGGTGTGGAGCGGTGTAAGGAACGAGTGCGACAGCAGGAGAAACTTTCACAGGAGGCTCAGAACAATATGCTAGAAATACTG GAAGAACACAAACAACATCTAGAGGAGGTTCTGGTTGCACAGGCATTGCCTGGTATCAGGTCAATAATGGCGGTGAATGACAGTTTGAAGCAAACCCTTCACAGATACCATGCTCTGGCTGAACAG ATGCAAGGTCTGAAGACAGAAATGATGTCATTTTTCAACTCCCATGTTGAATCGTTGGCCGGAATGAGAGAGACTGCTGTGCACGGCTTCAGCGCTCTGCGTACTGAAAATGACAAGCTCAAGGAACAGATTAGCCAAGTTGGAAACAACCATCAGGCG CGCGTGGCCCAGTTGGTTCAGTGTTTGCAGGACCAAATGAATCTCCTGGCTTTGGAAACTCAGACAGACTTTGAGGGTCTCGCACAAGCAACATCTGCACAGATTATGCCGCTAGAAACGCTACAGAGCTCCATACAGAG CAAGTGCATCACATCAGAGGAGGACACCGTGTCTATTCGTGGTCGGCTCGGTTCATCTGTGGATGGAGTGATAACGGAGATGAATGAAGCGACAGAAGAGGGAGAGAGGGCACTAGAGGAGTGTGGCGGCTACTGCGGTCACCTCCAGACGTCTTTGGACTCTCTGGCTGAGTCGGGGCTCAAGTGGTGTCATGATGCCAAAGACTTGACTGAGAATAAAACTCAGGAACAGCTTAAGCATATCAAGGACACCGACACAGCTGTGCAAGACCTGCTTAAG TCTGTAGAAGAAAAGGGAGAGAAAGCTGTCAGAGACTGTGAAACTCGGGTAAGTCAAATGCAACAGGAAGTGGAAGGAATCCTGGGTCGTGTGGAAATGCAGACGGGCAAAGATGGAGCCACATTGCAAGAGCACAGAGAGACCCTGTCATCCATCCACACTTTGGCATTGGACACAGTACACAACTTCATCAGCTCAGAGCTTCGACAAGATTTACCAACAG GAACAACCCCTCAGCGTAAGGAGTACGTGTACCCGCGTGTGCTGAGCAAGCCGAGGAGCCGAGAAGAACTGGAGCAGGAGTTCAGAGCTCAACAGGAGGCGTTTCAGAGCGCTCTTCAGAGCCAGTGTGAGACTGTAGTAGAGGCAGATGAAGAGAAACCTCTTGACCAG GACTCTCTGGAGGATGAAGTCAATGTTTCTAGTGATGGAAACACCATAGAACAGTCTGATGAGAATTTGATGTGTTATGAGAACGGAAGGGTTCCCTTCTTCAAG AAGAAAAGCAAGAAGGAAAATGGCGGCAATAAATCTCTAAACCGTTCAAAGGTTGAGAATGAGAGCTTGTGTACGCCACCTCGTTCAAAACTACCACTCAGATGTCAGAATTAA
- the slc22a15 gene encoding solute carrier family 22 member 15, whose product MDLDEAFQAVGEFGRHQKRMVIILICLQIYMACQSMLIVLVGAVPEYHVEPVTESGSVTRGVTFTEDVSSIVTEWYLVEEQAYKVNLAGSLFFAGVLIGNVLFGPLSDKIGRKPVFLTGLFFEVLFGYGTALAPSYEAFALSRLLVGIMNGGMALVCFVLTQEYVGKSYWAMTGTLTNMTFAVGISLFAALGYYVRPWRNLATVANCPGLLLFLLCVTLPESPRWLYSRGHMKQAEDILQDFGVRNGKGRISVKLRRTVSTSAIDTSSPGVFQLVTHPVLRWRTVVLMYVWYVCSLVYYGLTLNASEDKGNRYLSVAMYGLVELPAYPLCMYFMNKQWAGRRKSMANFLGFAGLSCLLKTIVPVSGFFLSATSLALMGKLMVSAAFNIAYVYTSELYPTVIRNAGLGVCSMSCRVGGILAPFVPSMKSLHASMPFIVFCLSGVSAGCLGLLLPETLNKPIAETLEELSSPIYHRILEPKVHLLEEKHLSDHNGEDSD is encoded by the exons ATGGATTTAGATGAGGCTTTCCAAGCGGTTGGAGAATTCGGCAGACACCAGAAGCGGATGGTGATCATCCTGATTTGTCTCCAG ATTTACATGGCATGCCAGTCCATGCTGATAGTTTTAGTGGGAGCTGTGCCTGAATATCATGTAGAGCCTGTTACTGAAAGTGGGAGTGTAACCCGTGGTGTGACATTTACTGAGGATGTCAGCTCTATTGTGACTGAG TGGTACCTCGTTGAAGAGCAAGCCTATAAGGTGAATTTGGCGGGGTCTCTCTTCTTCGCCGGTGTGCTCATAGGAAATGTCCTGTTTGGACCACTCTCGGATAAGATCGGAAGGAAGCCAGTTTTTCTTACTG GTCTGTTTTTTGAAGTCTTATTTGGATACGGCACTGCCTTAGCCCCAAGCTATGAAGCGTTTGCCTTGTCCCGGCTGTTGGTAGGCATTATGAACGGAGGCATGGCATTGGTCTGCTTCGTCCTCACTCAGGAATATGTGGGAAAGTCGTACTGGGCAATGACAG GAACTTTGACTAATATGACCTTTGCAGTGGGGATCTCTCTGTTCGCTGCTTTAGGTTATTACGTCCGGCCGTGGCGCAACTTGGCAACTGTGGCAAACTGTCCTGGACTTCTGCTTTTCCTGCTTTGCGT GACTCTGCCAGAATCTCCACGCTGGCTGTATTCTCGGGGTCATATGAAGCAGGCAGAAGACATCCTGCAGGATTTTGGTGTTAGGAATGGGAAAGGCAGGATTTCTGTGAAGCTCCGCCGGACTGTCAGCACCAGTGCTATTGATACATCCAGTCCTGGGGTTTTCCAGCTGGTCACACATCCCGTACTACGATGGAGAACTGTGGTCCTCATGTA tgtatgGTATGTCTGTAGTCTTGTGTATTACGGGTTGACTCTCAATGCAAGTGAAGATAAAGGAAATCGTTACCTTAGTGTTGCGATGTACGGGTTGGTCGAGCTTCCTGCTTACCCTCTGTGCATGTacttcatgaacaaacaatg GGCAGGAAGGCGGAAGTCAATGGCGAACTTTCTTGGCTTCGCAGGCTTATCATGTCTACTCAAAACTATTGTACCTGTATCAG GGTTCTTTTTAAGTGCCACATCACTGGCTCTAATGGGAAAATTGATGGTCAGTGCCGCGTTTAATATTGCATACGTGTATACCTCAGAGCTCTACCCAACCGTGATCAG gaATGCAGGGTTGGGTGTATGTTCCATGTCCTGTAGAGTAGGAGGGATTTTGGCTCCATTTGTGCCCAGTATG AAATCACTGCATGCCTCTATGccatttattgtgttttgtttgAGCGGTGTATCTGCGGGCTGCCTCGGGCTCCTACTGCCAGAAACCCTTAATAAACCCATAGCCGAAACACTTGAAGAACTTTCCAGTCCCATCTACCATCGAATCTTAGAGCCAAAG GTCCACCTCCTGGAGGAAAAGCATTTATCTGACCACAACGGAGAGGACAGTGATTGA